In Montipora foliosa isolate CH-2021 chromosome 13, ASM3666993v2, whole genome shotgun sequence, one DNA window encodes the following:
- the LOC137981792 gene encoding uncharacterized protein gives MEWNEKKCSTAHVRRGSLDSSLGGTAIGERQVIENLKKGETYKFLGVLENSKQEDSSVLWGASKVCLQRLSIIWSSPLSDFHKVLASNQYALPVVTYPMWTLTWPLADLQQLDREARKIIKENGGYHPLGSTELLYLPRKCGGRGLKSFESLYKQTKVKTTMKLYANEDRTMSLVREFEEKCERAGRRSLVKDAKKFALEMDITLDLAYPDPKALQTDSGEESHVKGVGRTLRAREEERSMREVREQRWQGKLFGERWDDNKVIDCFTWLTVPPEQDEDADHLGYHVSYVWKRA, from the exons atggagTGGAACGAGAAGAAGTGTTCTACAGCTCATGTAAGGAGAGGTTCATTGGACAGCAGCTTGGGAGGCACTGCCATCGGAGAAAGGCAGGTCATAGAAAATCTGAAGAAGGGAGAAACTTACAAGTTTTTGGGAGTTTTAGAAAATTCTAAGCAAGAGGACAGCTCTGTTCTGTGGGGAGCTTCAAAGGTTTGCTTGCAGAGACTGTCAATTATATGGTCGAGCCCCCTATCGGACTTCCACAAAGTCTTAGCATCTAATCAATACGCACTACCAGTTGTCACCTACCCTATGtggacactaacatggccgctcGCAGATCTACAACAACTCGATCGCGAAGCTCGCAAGATCATCAAAGAGAATGGAGGCTACCATCCACTCGGTTCAACCGAGTTGCTATACCTACCAAGGAAGTGTGGAGGCCGGGGACTGAAGTCATTTGAGAGCCTGTATAAGCAGACCAAAGTTAAGACCACAATGAAGCTGTACGCAAACGAAGATCGAACGATGAGTTTAGTGCGcgagtttgaagagaagtgcGAACGAGCAGGAAGAAGATCACTCGTAAAGGATGCCAAGAAATTTGCTTTGGAAATGGACATTACTCTGGACCTTGCATACCCAGATCCCAAAGCGTTGCAAACTGACTCAGGTGAGGAATCACATGTTAAAGGAGTAGGGAGAACATTACGAgcgagagaagaagagagaagcaTGAGGGAAGTAAGAGAGcagaggtggcaaggaaagctgttcggagaaagATGGGATGATAACAAAGTTATTGACTGCTTCACTTGGCTTA CTGTACCACCAGAGCAAGACGAAGACGCTGACCACCTCGGATACCACGTGTCGTATGTGTGGAAAAGGGCCTGA